One genomic region from Quercus robur chromosome 4, dhQueRobu3.1, whole genome shotgun sequence encodes:
- the LOC126720498 gene encoding uncharacterized protein LOC126720498 isoform X1: MSFKGLTEASKIGTLNANYMAKRLESHYPILFRGVNGTVANEFQGISNHALPMDSQFWYTVGYVNIKAKMLFILCKLNLDIDAQETVLIGGYTIVELHRVLV, from the exons ATGAGTTTTAAGGGACTCACTGAAGCCTCAAAGATAGGAACCTTGAATGCAAACTACATGGCAAAACGTTTGGAG AGCCACTACCCCATTCTTTTTCGAGGAGTCAATGGAACAGTCGCCAATGAATTTCAAGGTATCTCAAATCATGCTCTTCCTATGGATTCCCAATTCT GGTATACTGTTGGCTATGTGAATATTAAAGCAAAAATGTTGTTTATACTTTGCAAGTTGAACTTAGACATTGATGCTCAAG AAACAGTGCTAATTGGTGGGTATACTATTGTGGAATTGCATCGTGTTTTGGTTTAG
- the LOC126720498 gene encoding glycine dehydrogenase (decarboxylating) 2, mitochondrial-like isoform X4 produces the protein MSFKGLTEASKIGTLNANYMAKRLESHYPILFRGVNGTVANEFQGYTVGYVNIKAKMLFILCKLNLDIDAQGLLFS, from the exons ATGAGTTTTAAGGGACTCACTGAAGCCTCAAAGATAGGAACCTTGAATGCAAACTACATGGCAAAACGTTTGGAG AGCCACTACCCCATTCTTTTTCGAGGAGTCAATGGAACAGTCGCCAATGAATTTCAAG GGTATACTGTTGGCTATGTGAATATTAAAGCAAAAATGTTGTTTATACTTTGCAAGTTGAACTTAGACATTGATGCTCAAG GTCTATTGTTCAGTTAA
- the LOC126720498 gene encoding uncharacterized protein LOC126720498 isoform X3, with protein sequence MSFKGLTEASKIGTLNANYMAKRLESHYPILFRGVNGTVANEFQGYTVGYVNIKAKMLFILCKLNLDIDAQETVLIGGYTIVELHRVLV encoded by the exons ATGAGTTTTAAGGGACTCACTGAAGCCTCAAAGATAGGAACCTTGAATGCAAACTACATGGCAAAACGTTTGGAG AGCCACTACCCCATTCTTTTTCGAGGAGTCAATGGAACAGTCGCCAATGAATTTCAAG GGTATACTGTTGGCTATGTGAATATTAAAGCAAAAATGTTGTTTATACTTTGCAAGTTGAACTTAGACATTGATGCTCAAG AAACAGTGCTAATTGGTGGGTATACTATTGTGGAATTGCATCGTGTTTTGGTTTAG
- the LOC126720498 gene encoding uncharacterized protein LOC126720498 isoform X2, which produces MSFKGLTEASKIGTLNANYMAKRLESHYPILFRGVNGTVANEFQGISNHALPMDSQFWYTVGYVNIKAKMLFILCKLNLDIDAQGLLFS; this is translated from the exons ATGAGTTTTAAGGGACTCACTGAAGCCTCAAAGATAGGAACCTTGAATGCAAACTACATGGCAAAACGTTTGGAG AGCCACTACCCCATTCTTTTTCGAGGAGTCAATGGAACAGTCGCCAATGAATTTCAAGGTATCTCAAATCATGCTCTTCCTATGGATTCCCAATTCT GGTATACTGTTGGCTATGTGAATATTAAAGCAAAAATGTTGTTTATACTTTGCAAGTTGAACTTAGACATTGATGCTCAAG GTCTATTGTTCAGTTAA
- the LOC126720497 gene encoding putative disease resistance protein At3g14460, with translation MAGAYIVNSMVPAVASAFLQVAFDRLASPAVVNYFIGSNDGLRKNLIVVLNSADAVLIDAEEKQITNPAVKKWLDDLKDAVYVADDLLDEIATESEFQTGTNSVRDLFSSYSNTFDKRITSELEEILTRLEYIMKQKDVLGLKAFAGEVPLPPRQFTTSCPEEYGVYGRDIDREEIFKKLQSNGASGNEICVVPIVGMGGVGKTTLARFVYNDNRVKDNFDLKAWVCVSENIDCFRIAKTVLEDITFSNCDIQNLNLLQIRIREKLTGKRFLLVLDDVWNENYIAWDELLRVFRCGAQKIKIIATTRSEKVASIVCPFPPHHLKPLSLEECWFLFEKHAFENGNSSEHLGLEVIGREISHKCKGLPLAIKTLGGLLRSKQDPSEWTRILESDIWDLPEGESGIFPALRLSYHYLPSCLKRCFTYCSIFPKDYEFSKEQLVLLWMAEDLLQQSKGNVKKIGEQYFDDLVSRSFFQQSSNNKLFFIMHDLFNDLAKSISGEFSFRLDIDDPSEITIKTRHFSFFTTGFDASRKFGMSYKAKGLRTFLGLKSSFEWSSTIEKITMKVIVDLLDNFKCLRVLALSNYKNIRVPKSIGNLKHLRYLNLSSTSIESLPDSVCNLYNLQTLLLRDCYSLKELPTNMGRLVNLRFLDIRGTNLKEMPLEMGKLRSLQNLSTFFVGKHRKSSIRELGELRHLSGTLSISNLENVHCTKDVMEVNLKEKKYLSELELQWGLGHFSDNSEKERNVLEKLRHHTNLKSLTIRCYYGTRFPNWLGDSSFSNIVSIKLYDCKNCFSLPPLGKLPALKELSIEGFERILSVDSEFYGNGSFATKPFKSLETLTFTGMPLWKEWDTFEGKYEGRVFSTLRELRIIRCPELIRSLPSKLPCLNVLEIRECDQLVASLPKSLDLHELHLKGCDEVQLNKLPPSLRSLTIGGCHTSLPGGGLPTSLKSLEICGILPLPRGHYYPSLESLKVQKGPNSLWSLPLELLPKLKFVKLCNCKNLESLSALEGRHQNLTSLTRLEIRGCPNFVSFPNRGLCALNLTNIEVIDCNKLTSLPEGMHTLLPSLMVLTLLRCPELKSIADGGFPSNLQRLEISYCDELFPSYMKWGLRGLHSLKEFKIGYEGTKVDSFPDEVLLPDSLTSFSIITFRHLKSLNGKGFQHLNSLEELSMRWCDKLQCLPEGLPASLSFLYIEDCPMLNQRCQRDDEDWSKIARIPHIEIEKKLISPMP, from the coding sequence ATGGCTGGCGCTTACATTGTTAATTCAATGGTCCCTGCAGTGGCCTCTGCATTCCTTCAGGTGGCGTTCGACAGATTGGCTTCTCCTGCGGTAGTCAACTACTTCATCGGGAGCAATGATGGGCTGCGAAAGAATTTGATCGTGGTGCTGAACTCTGCTGATGCCGTGCTCATTGATGCAGAGGAGAAGCAAATCACAAACCCAGCCGTGAAAAAGTGGCTGGATGATCTCAAAGATGCTGTTTATGTTGCGGATGACCTCCTTGATGAGATCGCCACAGAATCTGAGTTTCAAACTGGCACTAATTCGGTACGTGACCTCTTCTCTTCTTATTCAAATACATTTGACAAAAGGATAACATCAGAGCTGGAAGAGATCCTGACTAGATTGGAATATATAATGAAACAAAAGGATGTCCTTGGTCTGAAAGCCTTTGCTGGTGAAGTACCACTACCACCACGACAATTTACAACTTCTTGCCCTGAAGAATATGGTGTGTATGGTAGGGATATTGATAGGGAGGAAATATTTAAGAAGTTGCAATCAAATGGTGCAAGTGGTAATGAGATCTGTGTTGTTCCTATAGTGGGCATGGGTGGGGTTGGTAAAACAACCCTTGCTCGGTTTGTATACAATGACAACCGAGTAAAAGATAATTTTGATCTCAAAGCATGGGTGTGTGTTTCAGAAAATATTGATTGTTTCAGAATAGCAAAAACTGTTCTTGAGGATATCACTTTCTCTAATTGTGACATTCAAAACTTGAATTTGTTGCAAATTAGAATAAGAGAGAAATTAACGGGGAAGAGATTTCTTCTCGTTTTAGATGATGTTTGGAATGAGAACTATATTGCTTGGGATGAGTTACTTCGAGTTTTTAGATGTGGGGCACAAAAGATTAAGATCATCGCTACAACTCGTAGTGAAAAAGTTGCATCAATTGTGTGCCCTTTTCCACCTCATCATCTAAAGCCATTGTCACTTGAAGAATGCtggtttttatttgaaaaacatGCATTTGAAAATGGAAATTCTAGTGAACATCTAGGTCTAGAAGTAATTGGTAGAGAAATTTCCCATAAGTGTAAAGGCTTGCCTTTAGCCATAAAAACACTTGGTGGTTTGTTACGCTCAAAACAAGACCCAAGTGAGTGGACGAGGATTTTGGAGAGTGATATATGGGATCTACCAGAAGGTGAAAGTGGTATCTTTCCAGCTCTAAGATTGAGCTACCATTACCTTCCATCATGTTTGAAGCGATGTTTTACTTATTGTTCAATATTTCCAAAGGATTATGAATTTTCAAAGGAGCAATTAGTCTTGTTGTGGATGGCAGAAGATTTATTGCAACAATCCAAAGGAAACGTCAAAAAAATAGGTGAACAATACTTTGATGATCTTGTATCAAGGtcattttttcaacaatcaaGTAATAATAAGTTGTTTTTCATAATGCATGACCTTTTTAATGACTTGGCAAAATCTATATCAGGAGAATTTTCTTTTAGGCTCGACATTGACGATCCATCTGAAATCACAATAAAGACACgccatttttcattttttacaacTGGATTTGATGCCTCTAGGAAATTTGGGATGTCTTATAAAGCCAAGGGTTTACGAACCTTCTTGGGATTAAAATCGTCATTTGAATGGTCTTCAACAATTGAAAAGATAACAATGAAGGTGATAGTTGATTTGCTGGACAATTTTAAGTGTTTACGAGTGTTAGCATTGTCCAACTATAAAAACATAAGGGTACCTAAGTCTATTGGTAATTTGAAACATTTACGTTATTTGAATCTTAGTAGCACTAGCATTGAAAGCTTACCTGATTCTGTGTGTAATTTGTATAATTTGCAAACCTTGTTGTTGCGGGATTGTTATTCCCTTAAAGAGTTGCCAACCAACATGGGAAGACTAGTAAACCTACGCTTCCTGGATATAAGAGGCACCAATTTGAAAGAGATGCCATTAGAAATGGGTAAATTGAGAAGTCTCCAAAATCTAAGTACTTTTTTTGTGGGAAAACATAGAAAGTCTAGCATTAGAGAGCTGGGGGAGCTTCGGCATCTTTCTGGAACATTGTCTATATCAAACTTGGAAAACGTCCATTGCACTAAAGATGTCATGGAGGTtaatttgaaggaaaagaagTACTTGTCAGAGTTGGAGTTGCAATGGGGATTGGGTCATTTCAGCGATAattcagaaaaagaaagaaatgtgcTTGAGAAGTTGCGTCATCATACAAACTTAAAGTCTCTAACCATCCGATGTTATTATGGTACAAGATTTCCAAATTGGTTAGGAGATAGTTCATTTTCTAATATTGTGTCCATAAAGCTTTATGATTGCAAGAATTGTTTCTCCTTGCCTCCACTTGGGAAGCTACCTGCCCTTAAGGAACTCTCAATTGAAGGCTTTGAAAGAATATTAAGTGTGGACAGTGAATTCTATGGGAATGGCTCTTTTGCAACTAAGCCATTCAAATCCCTTGAAACATTAACATTTACAGGGATGCCACTGTGGAAGGAATGGGATACATTTGAAGGCAAATATGAAGGCAGAGTATTCTCTACTCTCCGAGAGCTTCGCATTATTAGATGTCCCGAGCTAATCAGAAGTCTGCCTAGTAAACTACCCTGTTTAAATGTACTTGAAATTAGAGAGTGTGACCAGCTTGTTGCTTCACTTCCTAAGTCTCTGGATCTTCATGAACTGCACTTGAAAGGTTGTGATGAGGTGCAATTGAACAAATTACCACCTAGTCTCCGAAGTCTCACAATTGGAGGATGCCATACCTCTCTCCCTGGAGGTGGTCTACCCACTTCATTAAAGTCACTGGAAATCTGTGGGATATTGCCATTGCCAAGGGGTCATTACTATCCATCACTTGAAAGCTTGAAGGTACAAAAGGGTCCCAATTCACTCTGGTCTTTACCATTAGAGTTACTGCCAAAGCTCAAATTTGTCAAATTGTGCAATTGTAAAAATCTTGAATCTCTGTCAGCATTAGAGGGACGTCATCAAAATCTCACTTCTCTCACTCGTTTGGAAATCAGGGGTTGTCCCAATTTTGTGTCCTTTCCCAACAGAGGACTTTGTGCCCTAAATTTAACAAATATTGAAGTCATTGATTGCAATAAATTAACGTCACTGCCCGAAGGGATGCACACCCTCCTCCCCTCTCTTATGGTTTTGACATTGCTTAGGTGTCCAGAACTCAAATCGATTGCTGATGGCGGTTTTCCTTCCAATTTACAAAGACTTGAGATTTCCTACTGCGATGAACTCTTTCCCAGTTACATGAAGTGGGGTTTACGGGGTCTTCACTCTCTCAAAGAATTCAAAATTGGATATGAAGGCACAAAAGTGGATTCCTTTCCAGATGAGGTTTTGTTGCCCGATTCTCTTACCAGCTTCTCCATCATAACTTTTCGACATCTGAAATCACTCAATGGTAAGGGGTTTCAACACCTTAACTCGCTCGAAGAGTTGTCAATGAGGTGGTGTGATAAGCTCCAGTGCTTACCAGAGGGCTTGCCTGCCTCCCtttcttttctatatattgAGGATTGCCCAATGCTGAATCAGCGGTGTCAGAGAGATGATGAAGACTGGTCCAAAATTGCTCGCATCCCCCACATAGAGATTGAAAAGAAATTGATTTCACCTATGCCATGA